The proteins below are encoded in one region of Ferruginibacter lapsinanis:
- a CDS encoding DUF6261 family protein has translation MIKGIPLYNLRNTECAQFFQDTINIVHQNNPATLQVEKEYNALVLAGSELEALFKIPTASTITAELENFDLLRGKALRGISAIARGYTHSQNPVIEHHATVLVSHLALFGNVVADNYQSETASIRNIIEDWKNVPELSAAIAALNLGSWQTDLENANNSFADKYLQRAIEQSNKNPASFKEKRLQANSAYYKLRDAINAHYIINTDAEPFVTVVASLNGLIDEYNEMLARKNKS, from the coding sequence ATGATCAAGGGTATACCACTATATAATCTTCGCAATACCGAATGCGCTCAATTTTTTCAGGACACCATAAACATCGTTCATCAAAACAACCCCGCCACCTTACAGGTAGAAAAGGAATACAATGCATTGGTATTGGCAGGCAGCGAGCTGGAAGCACTGTTCAAAATACCAACCGCCAGTACTATTACGGCTGAACTCGAAAATTTCGACCTGCTGCGTGGCAAGGCTTTGAGAGGTATTTCGGCTATAGCACGAGGCTACACTCATAGCCAAAACCCTGTTATAGAACACCATGCCACTGTTTTAGTTTCGCACCTTGCTTTGTTTGGCAATGTTGTTGCCGATAACTACCAAAGCGAAACAGCCAGCATCCGCAATATTATTGAAGACTGGAAGAATGTCCCCGAACTTTCAGCAGCAATAGCAGCACTCAACCTCGGCTCCTGGCAAACAGACCTGGAAAATGCCAATAATAGTTTTGCAGATAAATACCTGCAACGTGCCATAGAACAGAGCAATAAAAATCCGGCTAGTTTTAAAGAAAAACGCCTTCAGGCAAACAGTGCTTATTATAAATTACGGGATGCTATAAATGCTCATTATATAATTAATACGGATGCTGAGCCTTTTGTTACGGTGGTTGCATCGCTGAATGGCCTTATTGATGAATATAACGAGATGCTTGCACGAAAGAACAAAAGTTGA
- a CDS encoding RDD family protein: MNGNEQNFLEDFEYPDHIYATFMQRVWGSVIDMLVLSPIVILNMFNNNYWKSLPLMFIVGIIGIVYKPLLEFKYGATVGKMAMKISVLNYEFQKIQLSHSLMRNIFHILPGIYSLIVAYLVFQMPEFATTRSLDGYSKLSSSIIDMNFYSVAISIVYITDIIFLFSDSKRRTLHDRIGQTFVVRKNSPTT; encoded by the coding sequence ATGAATGGAAATGAGCAGAATTTTTTAGAAGACTTTGAGTATCCTGATCATATATACGCCACATTTATGCAACGTGTTTGGGGCAGTGTAATTGATATGCTTGTGCTAAGTCCGATCGTTATTCTAAATATGTTTAATAATAATTATTGGAAAAGCCTGCCGCTCATGTTCATTGTTGGCATTATCGGTATAGTATACAAACCGCTCTTAGAATTTAAATATGGCGCAACAGTAGGAAAGATGGCGATGAAAATTTCTGTGCTGAATTATGAATTTCAAAAAATACAACTTAGCCATTCCCTGATGAGAAATATCTTTCACATATTGCCCGGAATATATTCATTGATCGTAGCATATCTTGTCTTTCAGATGCCGGAGTTTGCAACAACCCGCTCTTTAGATGGATACTCCAAACTTTCAAGCAGTATCATTGATATGAATTTTTATTCAGTGGCTATTTCAATCGTTTATATTACCGATATCATATTCCTGTTCAGTGATTCAAAACGACGAACACTTCACGACAGGATCGGACAAACGTTCGTTGTTCGAAAAAACTCACCAACTACATAA
- a CDS encoding PKD domain-containing protein, with protein sequence MTVTEKNNDLLIGNLFSAISSYGKAKFGIHLFLIFNCIIIASNCFSQSRDFFVRHGNNIASVTCGEMIFAPLTTAENRTTKGAGAVWIKKPIDLRQPFDISFVTEFNSLIGTDGGAFVLTADSASVGNSNDGLGFEGINKSVAVTFDPVINSEDNDPSFVHIAIQANGDVNHSSINNLAGPVSFESLYQNISGVRRFSHIIKISWDPVARSLTAYIEGVKYVSAQYDLIQKIFDGNPNVYFGFTASNTQLQYFPPRAEIEFGYIRFSFGTVVPKYSASPEPDTCFGKPITFSDNSTYFSENIYSNTDQFKWYWDFGDGTKFNGKDPPPHYYPGPGSYKFQYTVTNQIGCTSDTFHRLITLGSPPVADFSNTPACSNSVTSFLDMSTSMVGAPVVWEWDFDNNGMKGNKMNDNTVYSRSGTRAVSVKIRTEYGCEATITKTITVAERPSVNFSYQKDCEGNVQFTSLVQNNLPIDAWHWDFNDHTGSFDKDPSHFFFRNGIYQTALFAVSDKGCVSDTITKPILINKIYPFAGNDTIIAVGQPFQLHALGGGTYSWSPSEGLSNVAIADPVVKLDHDQAYYLTITNSAGCIASDTIRIKVYDSVAVYVPNAFTPNHDGLNDVLHAIAPGYTVNYFAVYDRHGKLVFQTHDANAGWDGNFNGTPQYEGAYVWLVKATNYRGYSVVKKGSVILVR encoded by the coding sequence GTGACAGTAACCGAAAAAAATAATGATTTATTGATCGGGAATTTGTTTTCTGCGATAAGCAGTTATGGCAAAGCTAAATTTGGTATTCATCTCTTTCTTATCTTCAATTGTATCATCATTGCATCAAATTGCTTTTCGCAATCAAGAGATTTTTTTGTTCGTCATGGCAACAATATTGCATCGGTTACTTGTGGTGAGATGATTTTTGCGCCACTTACCACCGCAGAAAACAGAACAACAAAAGGAGCCGGTGCTGTATGGATAAAAAAACCAATTGACCTCCGGCAGCCTTTTGATATAAGTTTTGTAACGGAATTTAATTCACTGATCGGAACTGACGGAGGCGCTTTTGTTTTAACAGCAGATTCGGCAAGCGTAGGGAACAGTAATGACGGACTTGGTTTTGAGGGTATCAACAAATCTGTTGCAGTAACATTCGATCCTGTGATAAACAGCGAAGACAATGATCCTTCATTTGTACATATTGCCATCCAGGCCAATGGAGATGTGAATCATAGTAGCATTAATAATCTTGCCGGCCCGGTTTCTTTTGAAAGCCTGTATCAAAATATTTCAGGAGTAAGACGCTTTAGTCATATTATAAAGATCAGTTGGGATCCGGTGGCAAGATCACTGACTGCTTACATAGAAGGCGTAAAGTATGTTTCTGCTCAATATGATCTTATTCAAAAAATATTTGATGGTAACCCAAATGTTTATTTTGGATTTACTGCCTCCAATACGCAGTTGCAATATTTTCCACCCCGGGCCGAGATAGAATTTGGTTATATCCGTTTTTCTTTTGGCACCGTTGTTCCAAAATATAGCGCATCTCCCGAACCCGATACTTGTTTTGGTAAGCCCATTACTTTTTCAGACAACTCTACTTATTTTTCAGAAAATATTTATAGTAATACAGATCAATTCAAGTGGTATTGGGATTTTGGTGATGGCACAAAGTTCAATGGAAAAGATCCGCCGCCTCATTATTACCCCGGCCCCGGATCATACAAATTTCAATATACAGTTACCAATCAGATAGGGTGCACTTCCGATACTTTTCATAGACTGATCACACTTGGCTCTCCGCCTGTTGCAGATTTCAGCAATACACCGGCCTGTTCCAATTCGGTAACGAGTTTTTTAGATATGTCTACCTCTATGGTAGGGGCGCCGGTGGTATGGGAATGGGATTTTGATAATAATGGGATGAAGGGAAATAAGATGAATGACAATACTGTTTACAGCCGGTCAGGAACAAGAGCTGTTTCGGTTAAGATCCGTACAGAATATGGTTGTGAAGCAACCATTACTAAAACCATTACTGTTGCCGAAAGGCCTTCTGTAAATTTCAGTTATCAGAAAGATTGCGAAGGAAATGTTCAATTCACTTCATTGGTTCAAAACAATCTGCCAATTGATGCATGGCACTGGGATTTTAATGATCATACCGGTTCTTTTGATAAAGACCCATCGCATTTCTTCTTCAGGAACGGTATTTATCAAACAGCATTATTTGCAGTATCTGATAAGGGTTGTGTATCTGACACCATCACAAAACCGATCCTTATTAATAAGATCTATCCATTTGCAGGAAATGATACGATCATAGCTGTAGGTCAGCCATTTCAATTACATGCGTTGGGTGGGGGCACTTATTCATGGTCTCCTTCAGAAGGATTAAGTAATGTTGCCATAGCAGATCCTGTGGTAAAACTCGATCATGATCAGGCCTATTATCTTACAATAACAAACAGTGCTGGTTGTATCGCATCAGATACCATCCGTATAAAAGTGTATGATAGTGTTGCCGTTTATGTTCCCAATGCATTCACCCCTAATCATGACGGATTGAATGATGTTTTACATGCTATTGCTCCGGGGTATACGGTAAACTATTTTGCGGTATACGACCGTCATGGAAAACTTGTTTTCCAGACGCATGATGCCAATGCTGGCTGGGATGGAAATTTTAATGGCACTCCTCAATACGAAGGTGCTTATGTATGGTTGGTAAAAGCTACTAACTATCGAGGCTATAGTGTAGTGAAAAAAGGGAGTGTAATATTGGTGCGGTAG